GAGGTAAATAGACTTACCAGTTCATATGCTCACTTCACTTTCACCTCGCCCCCCTTTCAGTGCTGACTTATTACAGACATCACCCACCTTCCCCAGGGCTCCCCTCATCACAAACAAGGTAGCTGGAGAGGGCTGGTGGGCACCCAAACACCGACCCTTCAGCGTTCAGGCCTGTAACTGCCTCCTGAGCAGCCTCAGCAATCCCTCCTGCACTGGGCTGGCCCCTGCCAGGATAACAATGCCCAACTAGGCACATAAAGAATGGGGTCTCTGATTTTCACCTTTGTGGGTTCAGTTACAAATCAGGCACAGTTTATTCAGGAGCACTGTAAATGACAAGTTCTTGTTTgtgtctccagcagcacagaacaGGAGCCTGAGTTTGAGCTAAAATGATGATCTGCCTTCCCTGCTCAGTTATGTAGAACGCTTTCTGAAGGTATGTTTAAGTGAGAAGCCAGAGACTTTTGTATggctgtgtatgtgtgtataaaaCAAGCCCAGGAGTCAAAACATCAAAAGCTTATTCCCATAGCTGCAGCCACTTGGAAGGGTGACAGTAACTGGGCAGCTGCACAAGGTTTTACCCTACAGCAAAGGTGAGGCACTGAGGTTAAGTTTCATTAGAGAGGGAGCCAAGGTGAATTCTCTGACCCTGGCTCTAGGCTAGAGCTGAACACAGCAAGGAGAGGCCATCTGCCCTGGCCTGGCTCAGACATGGACCCAAGCCCCAAGGCAGCCCTGTAAAGCTTGGGGACAGGCTGctggacctgctgctgctttttggcTCCCGCCACTATCATGCCTAGGGAGAAAAAAGTAGCTTGTGCAAATGGGAGTTAATTGTTTCTGGGGTGATTTCCATTCTATCTTTTATGATTCATAacccctgagcagcagcaggagaaggagaaatgGCTTtaaagaggggagatttaggtTAGATTCTCAGGAAGAAGTTCTGCCCTGTGAGGGGGTTGAGACATTGGCACAGACTGTGGCTGTCTCATCCCTGGCAGTGtgcaagggcaggttggatcaggctgtgagcaacctggtctggtggaaaGTGTTCCTGCTCATGGCAGGAGGGGGTAggtttaaggtcccttccaacccaaactagtCTGTGATAGGTGGACAAATATTCAATACCAGCTGTATTTAATATCCACTAAAACCAGTTTCATCTTCACACCAGTGCAGTCATTGCAAGGGGTCCTGCTGTTCCCAGGCACAACCTGTGCAGCAGGGccatgccccagcctcctcctcagggCACCTTCAGGAACATGGGGATGAAGCTAGAGAAGCTAGGCTTGACCTAGCAAAGAGCAGCCCCTCATGCCTGAACATCCCTTCTGCTGGCAGCTTGGATGTTGCTCTTGTTCATTAAAATCAAAGATGGAGTTTTGGCTCTAAACTGTTCCCTAGTTGAGGTGGGATTTGTCAAGATGATTTCACCACCACCTCCGTTAAGTAACAGTCATTAGGAAACCTTCACCTTCCTTCTATACAGCAGCAAGAACTAGTATTCCCTGCCAGAGGTAGTTCCTTGGTTGGAATTAAGTGCTGTTTTGGCAGCCTTTTTGTGCAAGTGTCCTCCTTCCTCATCCCTGGCCCCTGCTCTGACAGGACTCTGGCTCACACACACATCCACAGTTACCAAATTGATATTAGCCATTAAAAAGTCACATCCCTCCTCCAAGAAAGATGCACGCTCCAGTGTGAGAAGACAACTCCACCTCCCATTAGCCATTGCTTCATTGGTTTTATCCCAGTTTAATAGATGATTAATCAGATTTGTGCAAGACAATTACCTCTAACACAAgggggaagaaataaaaatcacagcaaCATATACACACAAAACAAGGTACACAAAATAGAGCTAAATTTATGTACAGGTTATTAGCAGCTAGACTCTTAACTTCATGTAGTACATGGCTTTACTTACTACAGTTTTAGGCACAGAGAAAAATTTACCAGTAGGATATCTGCTCTAATGAAGGGCCACAATGAATACCTCGTTCCAAAGTCCTCACTGGGCAGGAATTGCTTTAACCTACTGAAGACCTAACTGTCCCTTCCCACCAGCTGaggacacagccctgcacaaaGGATGAGAGAAGAGGATCCAGCTAATTCAGCTTTCTGCAACTGTATACTTCAAATATTACACAGCtaatatcttcttttttaaatagggTTATGTTACAGAGTTCTTGAATAGGTTGGAATTCCAGCAAAACAGAGTGCTTTGGGGTTTGTCTCCCATTTGCTTAGCATGGACTCTCAGCTGTAAACAACTTGAAGAGCTGGCAAGGCATGATTAGATGTGAAGATTGCTTTGTACACACTTCACATGTCTAATGAAGAATTTGCTTTAAGAGGATTTAAAAGCACAAAGGTCATGAAACATTTAAGTTTCCTTAGCAGGTTATGTTAATAAATGATGATACAGCATCCACATGAAGGACTCTATTCCAGGCTGTGCTGAAGCAGGTGCCTGGATGCGTTTTATGTGCTTCCTCATCTTTCTGATTTAGGACTACAGACATGGAGCCCAGCAAAAGCAAGGATGTGCTTTACTTGCAGCACACAAGCAGCTGTTTTTGTTTCAGCAGCACTCTCACATTTGATTATGCATGCCCAAGTGCTTTGCCAGACAGAGGGACAGCCACGTTTTAATTAAGGATTGCTTATGTACAGTCAGCCTCTCAGTGATGAATGTGATCACTTACCCAGTGCAAAGGCTGAAAAGAATAACTACAGAGCAGAACCAGCCAGATACCATAACAACACAATTAAAAATTTAAGCAGcaagcagataaaaaaaaaaaaccaaagacaaGAAACCCTTTAACTCATGAGGTGGGTTGAGAACAGGTGCAAAGATTTTTGTTCCTTCACGACAGCTTCATTTACAAGTACAGCTCAGCAAGTCTGAAATACTTTATCACAAGAACTACCAACTTGTTTATCACAGTTATGTCAGAGCTCCTGGCTGCAGGGTGTGTCAGTTTCTATGGTGGCcactcctctcttcttccccaAGGTTTACGAAGCAGCTCAGCTTCTTGGGAAAAAGAGGGAGCTGCTTAAAGGATTCAGAAAGTGAAGAGAATAAGTGAATTTTTCCCctttagagaaaaaaactctACAAATCTAAGAACTCTCTAAACATGCAGGAATAACAACAAGAAATTTAGAGGGTCTGGAACTTGGCATTTCATTACAAAATGGCTATTATTGATGTTTTCAGGTGTACAAAAAGGGAAGGGAGTTTGAACCTGGAACAGCAGCTTTGCcatgtaaaacaaataaatcataCCAACATAAACATATTTTGGGACCATCTTTAAAAGCACAACTATTGAACAAAGGCAAAAACACCACCACCTTGGACCATCCAGGAGCAACTTGCTCTCACATAAACAGCTCTCTCCTGTAACTCCACTCAGCTTGCAAAATTTTTGGCTGTAACTTGTTATGCATTGGCAGGGCAGAATTGAAGAAGGCTGTGAACAGAGGATTATTAGGGCTGTCAGACTACAGGAAGATGAAattgacaggtttttttaagtgacagAAATGACAACTATTGGGTGTAGTACAGCTACTGTGCTAAAAGTAACTGTTGCTTCATAAGAACGCTAACATGAAAGGCTTCTGACATAAGGTTCTCACATTTGGTACAAAGTTAACTTGTTCCTATGGCTTCTCTGCTATGAGATGGACACTGGTACAGAACAGTTGGGGTCACAGATTGTCAGGAGACTCTTTGGCTGTCAGTGCAAAAACCCGTGCATGATGCATATCCTTGAGGCTTATCTGGTGCCTTTCACTGGACAGGCAGGTTGCTAGAGTGTGACCACAAAGCAGGTGGCTGGGAAGAAAGGCAAGACTTCAAGTGAAGCAGCAGAGTGATGCAGTCACCCACTCAGAGCCTGGGCTGCTCTGTTGAGGAGAAAGTCAAAGCAGAAACCAGTGAGTACAGAGCAGGGAagcaggagactccaccacTGGTAGGGGATGAAGCCAAGCCAGATAATACAGACagcaaaaaaatcacacaagtgcatcacactggtcagaaatttcagcttTGACGTTATCCTGAGCTCCCGTGAACAGCCCTACACGTGTGGGTGAGACAAAGGGAGCTCTTGGGTTTGGCTTCAGAAAGAGCAAGAGGAAGATTTGCCATTCAGTTTGCTATGTACAACAACTCTGCACTGTCACTTCATTAACCAGATGCTGCCTGCTACAGTCCAGCATGACTTAAATAAAACTCCTCTTGGCCCCCAAGAGCGACCGACAAGTATCTCTGGAGAAAGGGGAGCCGAATCCCACCACTGTACATGACCATCTGTGGTGCCAGTCCTTCTGGCATCAACACCAGCAGTCATTCCAGTGTCCAGTATATCCTTAGCTTGCCTGAAGCACAGaacttctcctttcttcttccagtCTCTTTGATCCCAAACCTGTTGGGACTTCTCTAGCACAAAGCCACGCTGTgactttccccccctccccggtTAGGAAGTCTCTTTCAGGAGTCCCAGTTTCCGCAGTGCCTCTCTCCTGGCTTCCTCCGTGGAGCCACGGCCAGCAAACTTAACTGTTATACCTTGGGATCGAAAGCCTGAAGGTCTAGGCAGTGAACCTGATCTCCTCCTCATCTCCAGGTTTAGACCAGGTTGTTTATAATCATTACAGCTTTTTGCCGTGTCCTGCTGTGCGCTGCTGACCTTGTTAGCACCAAGTGCTGCCTCTGGTTTGATTGTTACAGTTTTGCCTGTAGGAAGGAAAGGGCTGGGCTCGCTTTTTAAAGCCTCATGGACGTTTTGATATCCATTGGGAATGGTGTCTGCCTGTTTGGGCTGCACATCAAGCTGCTGAGTGCTTGGGGCATGGTCCACTTGGTCCTGAGCTGGCTTCCCCTTAACTAGGCCGAGTTTTGTCAGGGCCTCGTATCGTGTTTGCTCAGAGGACAGGTCCCTTAAGGAAGAACTTCTGTTACGTGACAAGAAATCATTCTTCTGTAGTTTCTCCTCCAGTTCAGCTGCCAAAAAAGCTCCTCCATTGATGTTGGCCAGCACCTGAGCCCTCCGCTCCTGGACATTAACTGCTGCTTTTGAAATAGTCTCACTGAATTCTTTGCCACTGACATTGGTGATGTTGATGTTGCTGGGGAAGCGGTGTAGCTTGGGTGCAGGCACAGGAGGGTGCTTGGGAGACACAAAAGAATCACCATTGGCCACTGGGCTTTTCTTCCTGTCCAAACTCCCCTCCCTGAGGGCAGTGGGGAAGCGCAGCCTGCTCTCCCCCTGCTGCTCAGACATCTTCTGGGCCATGATGAGGGGAGTGGGGACAGAACGAAGCAATTTGGGATGTTGCACTGCAGGAgggggtggaggaggaagaggaagcgTCTCCGATGTGGATGGTGGCGGAACAGGAGGTTGTGGGGGAAGGTCAGCAGCTACAGCTGGCTTGGGGCTCTCAGCTCTCCAGGTAGCATCCGACACTTGAAAGACAAAAGCAGTAAGAAAGGTCACAAAGTCTTCACATAAAGCACAATACAAGTCTTTCTTTCATCTAGGATGACCAAGCATCAGTATTTCCCTCCCCTAGACTTTCTAACTCAAACTTAGCCCACATTACCAGAAGAAACTATAACTGAACTCTTAGCAATGGCATCTTGTGGGTGCTACAATTCAAATCACCACATTTACAAGGTGTTCACAAGAAGCCCTCTTTATGCCATTCATTTACTAGCTACATGGTAGCTTCTCTCTGTTTCCATGGCTGCTTTTGTTCTGCAGTGTTTtgcaaatgttatttttcattccAACAGCCAGGTGAGGATGTGTTACATCCCACTGCATGTACTAGCTGATAAATCCATTCTCCAAAACCAGAGAGCAAAGTCCACAGGGTGAAGAAAACAACAGTCTTCTCACAAACTTCTTGATAGGATCATGTGCTTTTCAGTCTCACACGAAGTAACACTACAATCTGCTGTCTTAAAACTTAAGACTTTCTCTAAGAAGCCTCAGAGTGTGAAGGCATTGATGAATACTGGGCATCCTCTCTGCAATGACTCTGTGAAAGTAACTCAGTTCTGTCACGGCTCAGTCACCAGGCAGGGGGCTGAGATAGCAGTCCAACAACTTAACCATGTGCATGACCTTCATGAAAAAGTTATATTAACAGCAAGGATTTCAGAAACTCCAAGCCAAATAAAAACCCACGTTCCTTAAAGCTCCTGATGCATAATAGATTCATCTGGAAGCTGGAGGGAAGGTACAgaatttcttttgctgtttctaaGGAGAAATGGAATATGTCAAGGCTaggtcaaagagaaaaaaacccactcttgCAAGAAATACTACTACCTGGTTCTGTATCTGTGCTAGGAGGGCCTTCGTGGTCACTACTCTCAGGTGTTGACTGCACTAAGTCGATGATATCTTCAGTCTCTGAATGACTggacacattttcttctgttgaccTTG
Above is a window of Colius striatus isolate bColStr4 chromosome 1, bColStr4.1.hap1, whole genome shotgun sequence DNA encoding:
- the PROSER2 gene encoding proline and serine-rich protein 2 isoform X2; its protein translation is MLMAFYTASGSISQESVMPRNLLSDSPEMASEVSPKHAGGSMESGGSVENHGSQAKCRNTALDDESLKYLTHEEQDVLMFFEETIDALEDDLEEPVLRDSGIHCQSPRSTEENVSSHSETEDIIDLVQSTPESSDHEGPPSTDTEPVSDATWRAESPKPAVAADLPPQPPVPPPSTSETLPLPPPPPPAVQHPKLLRSVPTPLIMAQKMSEQQGESRLRFPTALREGSLDRKKSPVANGDSFVSPKHPPVPAPKLHRFPSNINITNVSGKEFSETISKAAVNVQERRAQVLANINGGAFLAAELEEKLQKNDFLSRNRSSSLRDLSSEQTRYEALTKLGLVKGKPAQDQVDHAPSTQQLDVQPKQADTIPNGYQNVHEALKSEPSPFLPTGKTVTIKPEAALGANKVSSAQQDTAKSCNDYKQPGLNLEMRRRSGSLPRPSGFRSQGITVKFAGRGSTEEARREALRKLGLLKETS
- the PROSER2 gene encoding proline and serine-rich protein 2 isoform X1 gives rise to the protein MLMAFYTASGSISQESVMPRNLLSDSPEMASEVSPKHAGGSMESGGSVENHGSQAKCRNTALDDESLKYLTHEEQDVLMFFEETIDALEDDLEEPVLRDSGIHCQSPRSTEENVSSHSETEDIIDLVQSTPESSDHEGPPSTDTEPGMSDATWRAESPKPAVAADLPPQPPVPPPSTSETLPLPPPPPPAVQHPKLLRSVPTPLIMAQKMSEQQGESRLRFPTALREGSLDRKKSPVANGDSFVSPKHPPVPAPKLHRFPSNINITNVSGKEFSETISKAAVNVQERRAQVLANINGGAFLAAELEEKLQKNDFLSRNRSSSLRDLSSEQTRYEALTKLGLVKGKPAQDQVDHAPSTQQLDVQPKQADTIPNGYQNVHEALKSEPSPFLPTGKTVTIKPEAALGANKVSSAQQDTAKSCNDYKQPGLNLEMRRRSGSLPRPSGFRSQGITVKFAGRGSTEEARREALRKLGLLKETS